A part of Komagataeibacter medellinensis NBRC 3288 genomic DNA contains:
- a CDS encoding IS5 family transposase, whose amino-acid sequence MAPARKPYPSDVSDEEWSLVVPYLVLMREDAEQRRHDLRELFNGLRYVIRYGIAWRAMPNDLPPWSAVYQQSRRWMDAGCFETLACDLRAVLRMASGRLPEPTAAILDSRTLRSTPESGPRAGYDGAKRKRGSKLHMAVDTLGHLLALHVTPANRDDRAEVGRLAAAIQEATDESVELAYVDQGYTGSKPDEAARTHGIALEVVKLPEAKRGFVLLPRRWVVERSFAWATRCRRLVKDYERYASTLASLHVVAFACFMLRNAAILAQGA is encoded by the coding sequence ATGGCACCCGCACGCAAACCGTATCCCTCTGATGTATCAGACGAAGAATGGTCTCTGGTCGTTCCGTATCTGGTCCTGATGCGAGAGGACGCGGAACAGCGGCGGCATGATCTGCGCGAACTGTTCAACGGGTTGCGCTACGTGATCCGCTACGGGATTGCCTGGCGCGCGATGCCAAACGATCTGCCGCCGTGGTCGGCGGTTTATCAGCAGTCTCGTCGTTGGATGGATGCCGGCTGCTTCGAGACGCTGGCCTGCGATCTACGTGCCGTCTTGCGCATGGCTTCTGGTCGCCTGCCGGAACCCACTGCAGCCATCCTCGACAGCCGGACATTACGTTCGACACCCGAGAGCGGGCCTCGCGCCGGTTACGACGGGGCCAAACGCAAACGGGGCTCGAAGCTGCATATGGCTGTGGATACGCTGGGCCACCTGCTGGCCCTGCATGTCACGCCAGCCAATCGGGATGATCGCGCCGAGGTCGGACGCCTCGCCGCTGCCATTCAGGAGGCCACTGACGAAAGCGTCGAACTGGCCTATGTCGATCAGGGATATACGGGCTCAAAACCAGACGAGGCGGCTCGCACGCACGGTATCGCACTCGAAGTCGTCAAGTTGCCCGAAGCCAAGCGCGGCTTTGTCCTGCTGCCGCGCCGGTGGGTCGTCGAGCGGTCTTTCGCATGGGCCACACGATGCCGCAGGCTCGTCAAGGACTACGAGCGTTACGCTTCAACCCTCGCAAGTCTCCATGTCGTCGCTTTCGCATGTTTCATGCTCAGAAACGCCGCTATACTCGCTCAAGGTGCATAA
- a CDS encoding segregation and condensation protein A, giving the protein MPPDEDEDWGDPPRRLPRPAVPEFHVEGFDGPLDLLLDLAERQRLDLGILSIADLAAQFVDEAERLAQTTPLMQRADWVIWIARLVFLRSRLLFATQAEKQVAESEARRTADQIEGLLQMRAAADWLEARPQLGVSVFTRGGTDVDRSVSVRKGTYFSLMEACLGALERELARVETSVPIYRIDMPSYWRVSDALVLMREKIKNGTFRSIWDCVPAMASTKPEGTIGCRTAVAATFVAGLELVRQGDASIDMVVFPMA; this is encoded by the coding sequence ATGCCGCCTGACGAGGACGAAGACTGGGGTGATCCGCCGCGTCGGTTGCCGCGTCCAGCGGTGCCGGAATTCCATGTCGAGGGGTTTGACGGGCCGCTGGACCTGCTGCTGGATCTGGCGGAACGGCAGCGCCTGGATCTGGGCATCTTGTCCATTGCGGACCTAGCGGCCCAGTTTGTGGATGAGGCGGAGCGGCTGGCCCAGACCACGCCACTCATGCAGCGCGCGGACTGGGTGATCTGGATCGCCCGGCTGGTATTCCTGCGCTCGCGGCTGCTGTTTGCCACGCAGGCGGAAAAGCAGGTTGCCGAGAGCGAGGCACGCCGGACGGCGGACCAGATCGAGGGGTTGTTGCAGATGCGCGCGGCAGCGGACTGGCTGGAGGCGCGACCGCAGCTTGGCGTGTCGGTTTTTACGCGGGGCGGAACAGACGTGGATCGTAGTGTTTCTGTACGGAAGGGGACGTATTTCAGTCTGATGGAAGCCTGCCTTGGTGCGCTGGAACGGGAATTGGCACGGGTCGAGACATCCGTCCCGATTTATCGGATCGATATGCCCTCCTACTGGCGTGTGAGCGATGCATTGGTCCTTATGCGTGAGAAAATAAAGAATGGAACCTTTCGAAGCATATGGGACTGTGTTCCTGCGATGGCGTCTACCAAACCTGAGGGAACCATTGGTTGTCGAACGGCTGTGGCTGCGACATTTGTGGCCGGGCTGGAATTGGTGCGCCAGGGAGACGCGTCGATCGATATGGTCGTGTTTCCCATGGCATGA
- a CDS encoding cation transporter yields MAGGCCGGCTDTPLPINKSWRRALLIALFLNASMFAVEAGAGVSVGSASLQADAIDFLGDSANYAISLSVAGMALRWRAGAAFLKGLTLFVAGIWVMANAGWMVMNSNHPPHPDAMGGIGLLALAVNLACALILWTHRKGDANRRSVWICSRNDAIGNVAVVLAALGVFGTRSAWPDIAVASILAMLGISGGVQIMRQSKVELTDKKSDISRHINV; encoded by the coding sequence ATGGCAGGAGGATGCTGTGGTGGATGCACAGATACGCCGCTACCAATCAATAAATCATGGCGGAGAGCGCTCCTGATCGCGCTTTTTCTCAATGCCAGCATGTTTGCCGTTGAAGCTGGGGCTGGCGTGTCGGTTGGATCTGCATCCTTACAGGCGGACGCGATTGATTTCCTTGGCGACAGCGCCAACTACGCAATAAGCCTCAGTGTTGCCGGAATGGCATTGCGATGGCGAGCTGGCGCGGCCTTTCTGAAAGGCCTGACCCTGTTCGTGGCTGGGATATGGGTAATGGCCAATGCTGGGTGGATGGTAATGAACAGCAACCATCCGCCTCACCCAGACGCAATGGGCGGCATTGGTCTGCTTGCCCTCGCGGTCAATCTAGCCTGTGCCCTCATATTATGGACACATCGGAAAGGTGATGCCAACCGCCGTTCCGTATGGATCTGCTCTCGTAATGATGCGATCGGAAATGTTGCCGTTGTGCTGGCAGCTCTGGGCGTGTTTGGCACTCGTTCTGCGTGGCCGGATATTGCGGTAGCTTCCATCCTTGCGATGCTTGGTATTAGTGGAGGTGTGCAGATTATGCGACAATCGAAAGTAGAACTAACAGATAAAAAATCAGATATATCACGACATATCAATGTATAA
- a CDS encoding tyrosine-type recombinase/integrase, with product MLSDVRILGTSRRAQAALHARVDPLTQQRLAETQDPARWREILSTARFTPPLPLLLAGIELPDGTYSPDTPLAQNVPYASAAQQMAQDHVADIPSGFELAVGLEIDDGMPSFLAWFRPLQSVGACPGTADAAPPAPVGQPAAAVAQWFSVVSAQPVPEHDGRLATARQAADAYMHRSKAENTLRTYRAAVRSWCRWAASHALPALPARSEDVAAYLADMALQGRRTSTIDLHRAALRYLHHLAQIAVPTAHPMVTATLAGIRREAKEVLPRQKTALTWDRLVRVVEAISSHDLVGARDRVILLLGFAGAFRRSELAALKVDDITVDEDGMQIRLGRSKGDPQRKGTLIGIPRGLTRNCPVLAYETWLRQAGITEGPVFRRIWSARGYRAGATPVGTPPRIGPHALSDRAVTDIIRKRCGDTHLEGDFGGHSLRRGAITTGAKDGYDLLELKRFSRHKSLQVVETYIDAASIKARHPGRSRF from the coding sequence ATGCTGAGCGACGTCCGGATCCTCGGCACCAGCAGGCGCGCGCAGGCCGCGCTGCACGCCCGCGTTGATCCGCTGACGCAGCAGCGTTTGGCCGAGACACAAGACCCGGCGCGCTGGCGCGAAATCCTCTCGACCGCGCGGTTCACACCACCCCTGCCCCTGCTTCTGGCCGGCATCGAATTGCCGGACGGTACCTATTCCCCGGATACCCCCCTCGCCCAGAACGTGCCGTATGCGTCGGCGGCCCAGCAGATGGCTCAGGACCATGTTGCCGACATCCCCTCGGGGTTCGAACTGGCCGTCGGACTGGAAATCGATGATGGCATGCCCAGCTTCCTGGCCTGGTTCCGGCCGCTCCAGTCCGTAGGAGCCTGTCCCGGGACGGCAGACGCAGCACCCCCTGCGCCCGTCGGGCAACCGGCTGCAGCCGTCGCGCAATGGTTTTCCGTCGTCTCGGCACAACCCGTTCCCGAACATGATGGCCGCCTGGCTACGGCCCGTCAGGCCGCCGATGCTTATATGCACCGTAGCAAGGCCGAAAACACGCTGCGCACCTATCGCGCCGCCGTGCGGTCCTGGTGTCGCTGGGCTGCCAGCCACGCCCTGCCCGCCCTGCCGGCCCGCAGCGAGGATGTTGCCGCCTATCTGGCCGACATGGCGCTGCAGGGGCGCAGGACCAGCACCATCGACCTGCATCGTGCTGCCCTGCGTTACCTGCACCACCTGGCGCAGATTGCCGTACCCACCGCCCACCCGATGGTGACCGCAACGCTTGCCGGCATCCGGCGGGAGGCAAAGGAGGTGCTGCCCCGCCAGAAAACCGCGCTCACCTGGGACAGGCTGGTCCGGGTCGTCGAAGCCATCAGTTCCCATGATCTGGTCGGTGCGCGGGATCGGGTTATTCTTCTGCTCGGTTTTGCCGGTGCGTTCCGACGCTCCGAGCTTGCGGCACTGAAGGTGGACGACATCACGGTGGACGAGGATGGCATGCAGATCCGGCTGGGCCGGTCCAAGGGCGATCCCCAGCGCAAGGGTACTCTGATCGGCATCCCGCGGGGCCTGACCCGGAACTGCCCGGTTCTGGCATACGAGACCTGGCTCCGGCAGGCCGGGATCACGGAAGGTCCGGTCTTCCGGCGCATCTGGTCCGCGCGGGGCTACAGGGCAGGCGCCACGCCCGTCGGAACCCCGCCCAGGATCGGGCCGCACGCCCTGTCGGACCGGGCGGTCACGGACATCATCCGCAAACGCTGCGGCGACACTCACCTTGAGGGGGACTTTGGCGGACACAGCCTGCGCCGCGGCGCCATCACCACGGGCGCAAAGGACGGGTATGATCTCCTGGAACTGAAGCGCTTCTCGCGACATAAAAGTCTCCAGGTCGTCGAGACCTATATCGACGCGGCCAGCATCAAGGCCCGGCATCCGGGAAGGTCAAGATTCTGA
- a CDS encoding RES family NAD+ phosphorylase, with translation MFHAQKRRYTRSRCITPSRDLPPPERFGVLYVGSTLKVCFVEAILRDSRDGVIGELLLAEQEITDRDYAEIVVVTDLRVVDLRSDNPLRMGIPSDVVGGSDQRPARQWSLALHNHPAKPDGILYPSRLNEEINLAIFERAIPKLSEAARMNLHGIFALEDILDLFQVAIRE, from the coding sequence ATGTTTCATGCTCAGAAACGCCGCTATACTCGCTCAAGGTGCATAACACCCTCTAGGGATCTGCCGCCACCTGAGCGGTTTGGGGTTCTTTATGTCGGCAGCACCCTGAAGGTTTGTTTCGTGGAAGCCATCCTGCGCGACAGTCGTGATGGCGTAATCGGAGAGCTTCTGCTCGCCGAGCAGGAAATCACCGACCGTGATTATGCAGAGATCGTGGTGGTCACTGATTTGCGGGTTGTCGATCTGCGGAGCGACAATCCCTTAAGGATGGGCATTCCCAGCGATGTAGTCGGCGGGTCGGACCAGCGTCCCGCGCGCCAATGGTCACTCGCACTCCATAACCATCCTGCCAAACCTGACGGTATTCTCTATCCCTCCCGATTGAATGAGGAAATCAATCTGGCAATCTTCGAACGTGCCATTCCAAAACTATCGGAAGCTGCTAGGATGAATCTTCATGGAATCTTCGCACTCGAAGATATTCTCGATCTCTTTCAGGTGGCCATCAGAGAGTGA
- a CDS encoding site-specific integrase, whose product MAETGRPLQAARPPTGLSPATARAYAASWRAFVGTLPADSGFPVGPVAVAAWLEARAKAGRPRQSLVVDRAALTAWCAANGEGLDVALPATRVRRTGAGVDAASLLAAARRCGPDLPGLRDRALLLLAATLDIGAEALARLTVEDISDTTDGMTVALLRPRSGRHQLRRLRRRRDPAVCPVRSWAAWRDAAQLRWGAAFRGIDAHGTVGDPLSVPGIRFVLDRALGCPDRPSPRARRTKSGSPPESSVRTAARQRMLRPTPDWIRTMLTVSGPVDEVARFRLAAQGPGIIPWQVDFDYEQARLLAPMAGQGAQAVTLARLLRQASERLHRIALQHQAAGTPSCAFDLHRLVPVPGAILEAGADSRVAAAWLQAQWGTLLPLRRVEVEAMCDQRARRSARLVYRFWSAEWTPWQALDRVRTDWPELVFDIQPQYARTDAGKATNAA is encoded by the coding sequence ATGGCTGAGACCGGCCGACCGCTGCAGGCGGCGCGGCCGCCGACCGGGCTATCGCCGGCCACGGCGCGGGCTTACGCAGCGTCGTGGCGCGCCTTTGTCGGCACCCTGCCCGCCGATAGCGGCTTTCCGGTCGGCCCTGTGGCGGTGGCAGCGTGGCTGGAGGCCCGGGCCAAGGCCGGACGGCCGCGGCAGAGCCTGGTGGTGGATCGCGCGGCGCTGACGGCGTGGTGTGCCGCCAATGGCGAGGGGCTCGATGTCGCCCTGCCCGCTACGCGGGTGCGCCGGACCGGGGCCGGGGTCGATGCGGCTTCCCTGCTGGCCGCCGCGCGACGTTGCGGCCCCGATTTGCCCGGCCTACGCGACCGGGCTTTGCTGTTGCTGGCGGCCACGCTGGACATCGGCGCTGAAGCGCTGGCCCGGCTGACGGTGGAAGACATCAGCGACACGACAGACGGCATGACCGTCGCCCTGCTGCGGCCCCGGTCCGGGCGTCATCAGTTGCGTCGCCTGCGGCGGCGTCGGGATCCGGCCGTCTGTCCGGTGCGGTCCTGGGCGGCCTGGCGCGATGCGGCGCAACTGCGCTGGGGGGCAGCGTTCCGGGGGATCGATGCGCACGGCACGGTCGGGGATCCATTGTCGGTGCCAGGGATCCGGTTCGTGCTGGACCGGGCGCTGGGGTGCCCGGATCGGCCGTCCCCACGGGCGCGCCGGACAAAATCGGGATCCCCGCCAGAGTCCTCAGTCCGGACGGCAGCGCGTCAACGCATGCTGAGACCGACCCCAGACTGGATCCGGACAATGCTGACGGTGAGCGGTCCGGTAGACGAAGTGGCCCGGTTCCGGCTGGCGGCCCAGGGTCCGGGGATCATTCCCTGGCAGGTGGATTTCGACTACGAACAGGCACGCCTGCTGGCGCCGATGGCGGGGCAGGGCGCGCAGGCAGTGACGCTGGCCCGGCTGCTGCGCCAGGCATCCGAACGCCTGCATCGGATCGCCCTGCAGCACCAGGCGGCAGGCACGCCGTCATGCGCGTTTGACCTGCACCGGCTGGTACCGGTTCCAGGGGCCATTCTGGAAGCAGGAGCGGACTCCCGCGTGGCGGCAGCCTGGCTGCAGGCACAGTGGGGCACGCTGCTACCGTTGCGCCGGGTGGAGGTTGAAGCGATGTGCGACCAGCGCGCGCGCCGCAGTGCCCGGCTGGTCTACCGCTTCTGGTCGGCGGAATGGACACCGTGGCAGGCGCTGGACCGGGTGCGGACGGACTGGCCAGAGCTGGTTTTCGACATCCAGCCGCAGTACGCGCGCACTGATGCCGGGAAGGCCACCAATGCCGCCTGA
- a CDS encoding efflux RND transporter periplasmic adaptor subunit, giving the protein MKARAFWLPLAGLSVFLVLNGTDIAIADDDDQPVSVLGAEATVTVSPEAVTKSGIASARPSIVPWRKLVPAYGYVLNATQLITLVSNYADMKARLESMQAQQTLARAKLDRDKGLYRDRQNISQEQFQETTARFQSNSAMVKAEQVLVNNALNIIRQQFGSVISDATEKNTIFITQLLQQQVVLVKVTLPPDTDLPTPPSQADVTDYGNTGGHGTMLHYLSPVTMTDPAIQGRSFFYFASAESQLVAGMNVSVLLPTEEERPGIRIPASAIIWLQGKSWIYRDNGHGKFTRLPLTTDVPDREGGYLIQDTPGQITHETQIVIEGTQLLLSEEFRAQLESGDDDD; this is encoded by the coding sequence ATGAAAGCGAGGGCCTTCTGGCTGCCTCTTGCAGGTCTTTCTGTCTTCCTAGTTCTAAACGGGACAGACATTGCCATTGCAGATGATGATGATCAACCAGTTTCGGTTCTTGGTGCAGAGGCGACCGTGACGGTCTCCCCGGAAGCAGTTACGAAGAGCGGCATTGCTTCTGCACGACCCAGCATCGTGCCTTGGAGAAAGCTGGTTCCCGCCTATGGTTACGTTCTGAACGCAACACAACTTATCACTCTTGTTAGTAATTATGCTGACATGAAAGCGCGGCTGGAGAGCATGCAGGCACAGCAGACGCTTGCCCGTGCGAAACTCGATCGTGACAAAGGACTGTATCGCGATCGGCAGAATATCTCTCAGGAACAATTCCAGGAGACAACAGCTAGATTTCAGTCCAATTCAGCTATGGTAAAAGCAGAACAGGTCCTGGTAAATAACGCACTTAATATTATCAGACAGCAATTTGGTTCGGTCATATCTGACGCTACCGAAAAAAATACAATTTTCATTACACAGTTACTTCAACAACAAGTGGTCTTGGTCAAGGTGACCCTTCCACCAGATACGGATCTACCAACCCCACCAAGTCAGGCGGATGTGACCGATTATGGAAACACGGGTGGACACGGGACAATGCTCCACTATTTGTCTCCTGTAACCATGACCGATCCTGCTATTCAGGGGCGTAGCTTTTTCTATTTTGCGTCGGCTGAAAGTCAGCTTGTCGCGGGCATGAATGTTTCCGTTCTCCTGCCTACCGAAGAGGAACGTCCCGGTATCCGGATACCTGCATCAGCTATTATCTGGCTGCAAGGTAAGTCGTGGATATACCGTGATAACGGACACGGAAAATTTACACGCTTACCCCTTACGACCGACGTGCCGGACCGAGAAGGTGGCTACCTGATCCAAGATACTCCAGGACAAATCACACACGAAACGCAAATCGTCATAGAGGGTACGCAATTACTTCTGTCTGAAGAATTCCGAGCTCAGCTTGAATCAGGAGACGATGACGACTGA
- a CDS encoding TolC family protein → MYKSYNTLEYIKQVRRRTRYNAAFILLIFPLLCGCTNSGHSNISPESDVQKFSSRQFTDAGLQEFITKVLGPNVSSQENAWGITRLTLATLYFHPDILVAKAELETARAGIKTAGQLPNPSFTVLGGPSAHYVGYGASILIEFFGRRYHRIKEARYRAAVAQWEVINTAWKLRSDTRSALLGVWAVSGRLKLVEETAAAKRELFTLEQARFDQGRASAFEISQVRTEMIHAELSVSDLRREYAVRKAALAGAIGVPAEALDSIALDTKAFDVCPDLIEYRDSQDMRYQAVMQRADLRELLASYDAARQALRVEVSRRYPDVTISPAYNWDISNRFEVNPSLQIPIFNQNEGPIAEAVGQEHEAAARLRRAENTVFKSISQATANYRGTTSILLQAEELAKTVRVRLNQMQHRLQSGAIDRPTMVMTHIEQIQAETALLEAEIQQRQAIGQIEDGMQQPIFDHTNAAQASGLLENNHRNSP, encoded by the coding sequence ATGTATAAATCATATAATACTCTAGAATATATTAAGCAGGTAAGGAGACGAACACGCTATAATGCGGCATTCATTCTCCTGATTTTTCCCCTGCTCTGTGGCTGCACAAATAGTGGTCACTCAAATATTTCGCCGGAATCAGATGTCCAGAAATTTTCCAGCCGTCAATTTACGGATGCCGGATTGCAAGAATTCATTACAAAAGTTCTCGGACCAAACGTATCGAGTCAGGAAAACGCATGGGGCATCACTCGCCTGACGCTTGCTACCTTGTATTTTCATCCCGATATCCTTGTAGCTAAAGCTGAACTGGAAACGGCTCGCGCTGGAATCAAGACAGCCGGTCAACTGCCCAATCCCAGTTTCACGGTGCTGGGTGGCCCATCGGCTCATTACGTCGGCTACGGCGCGTCAATACTGATCGAATTTTTCGGCAGGCGTTATCACCGTATCAAAGAAGCCAGATATCGGGCTGCGGTCGCGCAATGGGAAGTCATCAATACTGCATGGAAACTACGCAGCGACACGCGGTCTGCTCTTCTCGGCGTCTGGGCTGTATCCGGGCGCCTCAAGCTTGTGGAAGAGACTGCGGCAGCTAAACGCGAACTCTTTACCCTGGAACAGGCACGTTTTGATCAGGGACGAGCATCCGCTTTCGAAATATCGCAGGTACGGACGGAAATGATCCATGCCGAGTTGTCTGTCAGTGATCTGCGGCGCGAGTATGCCGTCCGTAAGGCAGCTCTGGCAGGAGCAATCGGGGTTCCTGCCGAAGCACTTGATTCCATTGCTCTTGATACAAAAGCATTTGATGTCTGTCCCGACCTCATAGAATACCGCGATTCACAGGACATGAGATACCAAGCCGTAATGCAACGCGCGGATCTGCGGGAACTTCTTGCGTCTTATGACGCCGCCCGACAGGCTCTACGGGTCGAAGTTTCTCGACGCTATCCCGATGTCACCATCAGTCCCGCCTATAACTGGGATATTTCAAATCGCTTTGAGGTAAATCCCTCTCTGCAAATTCCGATTTTCAATCAGAACGAAGGCCCCATAGCTGAAGCTGTTGGGCAGGAGCATGAGGCGGCGGCTCGTCTCCGGCGTGCAGAGAACACGGTGTTTAAGTCCATCTCGCAGGCTACGGCCAATTACCGCGGCACGACATCAATTCTGCTACAGGCGGAAGAACTTGCCAAAACCGTACGGGTAAGGCTGAACCAGATGCAGCACCGCCTTCAGTCAGGTGCAATCGACCGACCAACGATGGTTATGACTCATATAGAGCAGATTCAAGCGGAGACCGCTCTTCTTGAAGCAGAAATTCAGCAACGGCAAGCCATAGGTCAGATCGAAGATGGCATGCAGCAGCCCATTTTTGATCACACCAATGCCGCGCAGGCTTCCGGCCTACTTGAAAATAACCACAGGAATTCACCATGA
- a CDS encoding MerR family transcriptional regulator: protein MRSIGALGKATNTKVETIRYYERIGLLAPPQRTDGNYRVYDDAALARLSFIRRSRDLGFSLDQVRVLLSLTDQGTQDCKTVDRIARDHMAEIEHKIADLKALRHELSTIIKSCRGGNISECRIIEALSPFDN from the coding sequence ATGCGATCGATTGGCGCCTTGGGAAAGGCAACGAATACCAAAGTCGAGACGATCCGCTATTATGAACGGATCGGACTGCTGGCTCCGCCACAGCGGACCGATGGCAATTATCGCGTTTATGATGATGCGGCGCTCGCGAGACTGTCTTTTATTCGTCGATCCCGTGATCTGGGTTTTTCATTAGATCAGGTAAGAGTTCTATTATCCCTAACGGATCAGGGAACCCAGGATTGTAAGACAGTTGATAGAATTGCTCGTGACCATATGGCAGAGATTGAGCACAAAATTGCGGATCTCAAGGCATTGCGTCATGAACTTTCTACGATAATAAAATCATGCCGGGGAGGTAATATTTCAGAATGCCGAATTATTGAAGCACTTTCTCCGTTTGATAATTAG